A portion of the Homo sapiens chromosome 16, GRCh38.p14 Primary Assembly genome contains these proteins:
- the MTSS2 gene encoding protein MTSS 2 isoform X4, protein METAEKECGALGGLFQAIVNDMKSSYPIWEDFNSKATKLHSQLRTTVLAAVAFLDAFQKVADMATNTRGATRDIGSALTRMCMRHRSIETKLRQFTNALLESLINPLQERIEDWKKAANQLDKDHAKEYKRARHEIKKKSSDTLKLQKKARKELLGKGDLQPQLDSALQDVNDMYLLLEETEKQAVRRALIEERGRFCTFITFLQPVVNGELTMLGEITHLQGIIDDLVVLTAEPHKLPPASEQVIKDLKGSDYSWSYQTPPSSPSSSSSRKSSMCSLAQPATTTARLSSVSSHDSGFVSQDATYSKPPSPMPSDITSQLFRSGGPRRTPSPAHCPEQKSSSSASSEASETCQSVSECSSPTSDWSKVGSHEQPSGATLQRRKDRVELLRDTEPGPASGGTLGPSGEEAPRPRMSPATIAAKHGEEVSPAASDLAMVLTRGLSLEHQKSSRDSLQYSSGYSTQTTTPSCSEDTIPSQGSDYDCYSVNGDADSEGPPEFDKSSTIPRNSNIAQNYRRLIQTKRPASTAGLPTAGLPTATGLPSGAPPGVATIRRTPSTKPTVRRALSSAGPIPIRPPIVPVKTPTVPDSPGYMGPTRAGSEECVFYTDETASPLAPDLAKASPKRLSLPNTAWGSPSPEAAGYPGAGAEDEQQQLAANRHSLVEKLGELVAGAHALGEGQFPFPTALSATPTEETPTPPPAATSDPPAEDMLVAIRRGVRLRRTVTNDRSAPRIL, encoded by the exons ATGGAGACGGCGGAGAAGGAGTGCGGCGCCCTGGGCGGGCTCTTCCAGGCCATAGTCAACGACATGAAG AGCTCCTACCCTATCTGGGAGGACTTCAACTCCAAGGCCACGAAGCTGCATTCCCAGCTGAG GACCACCGTGCTGGCTGCTGTGGCCTTCCTGGATGCCTTCCAGAAAGTGGCTGACATGGCTACCAACACCCGAG GGGCCACGAGGGACATCGGCTCGGCGCTCACACGCATGTGCATGCGCCACCGCAGCATCGAGACCAAGCTGCGGCAGTTCACCAA CGCACTGCTGGAGAGCCTCATCAACCCGCTGCAGGAGCGCATCGAGGACTGGAAGAAGGCGGCCAACCAGCTGGACAAGGACCACGCGAAAG AGTACAAACGAGCCCGGCATGAGATCAAAAAGAAGTCGTCGGACACGCTGAAGCTGCAGAAGAAGGCGCGCAAAG AGCTACTTG ggAAAGGagacctgcagccccagctggaCAGTGCCCTGCAGGACGTCAACGACATGTACCTGCTGCTGGAGGAGACGGAGAAGCAGGCCGTGCGCCGGGCGCTGATCGAGGAGCGGGGCCGCTTCTGCACCTTCATCACCTTCCTGCAGCCTGTGGTG AATGGAGAGCTGACCATGCTGGGAGAGATCACCCACCTGCAGGGCATCATCGACGACTTGGTGGTGCTGACAGCAGAACCCCACAAACTGCCTCCCGCCAGCGAGCAG GTAATCAAAGACCTAAAGGGCTCGGACTACAGCTGGTCCTACCAGACCCCACCCTCATCACCCAGCAGCTCCAGCTCCCGGAAGTCCAGCATGTGCAG CCTGGCGCAGCCAGCCACCACCACCGCTCGCCTCTCCAGCGTTTCCTCCCATGACTCTGGCTTCGTCTCCCAGGACGCCACCTACTCCAAGCCCCCCTCGCCTATGCCTTCAGACATCACCAGCCAG TTGTTTAGGAGTGGGGGGCCTCGCAGAACACCTAGTCCAGCCCACTGCCCAGAGCAG AAGTCCTCCAGCTCTGCATCTTCCGAGGCCTCGGAAACCTGCCAGTCCGTTAGCGAGTGCAGCTCCCCCACCTCG GACTGGTCCAAGGTCGGCTCCCATGAGCAGCCCTCAGGCGCCACTCTGCAGCGGAGGAAGGACCGAGTGGAGCTCCTGCGAGAcacagagccaggccctgccaGTGGGGGCACCCTGGGCCCCAGCGGGGAAGAGGCACCGCGACCCCGGATGTCCCCTGCCACCATCGCAGCCAAG CACGGTGAGGAGGTGTCCCCCGCCGCCAGTGACCTGGCCATGGTGCTGACGCGGGGCCTGAGCCTGGAGCACCAGAAGAGCAGCCGGGACTCGCTGCAGTACTCCAGCGGCTACAGCACGCAGACCACCACGCCCTCCTGCTCTGAGGACACCATCCCCTCCCAAG GCTCCGACTACGACTGCTACTCCGTGAATGGGGATGCGGACAGCGAGGGCCCGCCCGAGTTTGACAAGTCATCCACCATCCCGCGCAACAGCAACATCGCCCAGAACTACCGCCGCCTGATCCAGACCAAGCGCCCAGCCTCCACTGCTGGGCTGCCCACCGCGGGGCTGCCCACGGCCACTGGCCTGCCCTCGGGCGCACCCCCCGGCGTGGCCACCATCCGCCGCACACCCTCCACCAAGCCCACCGTGCGCCGCGCCCTGTCCAGCGCTGGCCCCATCCCCATCCGGCCGCCCATCGTCCCTGTGAAGACGCCCACGGTGCCTGACTCCCCCGGCTACATGGGGCCCACACGGGCGGGCAGTGAGGAGTGCGTCTTCTATACCGACGAGACCGCCTCACCCCTGGCACCGGACCTCGCCAAGGCCTCCCCAAAGAGGCTCAGCCTGCCCAACACAGCCTGGGGCAGCCCATCCCCAGAGGCAGCCGGGTACCCCGGGGCAGGGGCCGAGGACGAGCAGCAGCAGCTGGCGGCCAACCGGCACAGCCTGGTGGAGAAGCTGGGGGAGCTGGTGGCGGGTGCCCACGCACTGGGTGAGGGCCAGTTCCCCTTCCCCACTGCTCTGTCGGCCACCCCCACGGAGGAGacgcccaccccacccccagccgcCACCAGCGACCCCCCGGCCGAAGACATGCTGGTGGCCATCCGGCGTGGGGTCCGGCTCCGCAGGACCGTCACCAACGACAGGTCGGCGCCCCGCATCTTATGA
- the MTSS2 gene encoding protein MTSS 2 produces the protein METAEKECGALGGLFQAIVNDMKSSYPIWEDFNSKATKLHSQLRTTVLAAVAFLDAFQKVADMATNTRGATRDIGSALTRMCMRHRSIETKLRQFTNALLESLINPLQERIEDWKKAANQLDKDHAKEYKRARHEIKKKSSDTLKLQKKARKELLGKGDLQPQLDSALQDVNDMYLLLEETEKQAVRRALIEERGRFCTFITFLQPVVNGELTMLGEITHLQGIIDDLVVLTAEPHKLPPASEQVIKDLKGSDYSWSYQTPPSSPSSSSSRKSSMCSAPSSSSSAKGGGAPWPGGAQTYSPSSTCRYRSLAQPATTTARLSSVSSHDSGFVSQDATYSKPPSPMPSDITSQKSSSSASSEASETCQSVSECSSPTSDWSKVGSHEQPSGATLQRRKDRVELLRDTEPGPASGGTLGPSGEEAPRPRMSPATIAAKHGEEVSPAASDLAMVLTRGLSLEHQKSSRDSLQYSSGYSTQTTTPSCSEDTIPSQGSDYDCYSVNGDADSEGPPEFDKSSTIPRNSNIAQNYRRLIQTKRPASTAGLPTAGLPTATGLPSGAPPGVATIRRTPSTKPTVRRALSSAGPIPIRPPIVPVKTPTVPDSPGYMGPTRAGSEECVFYTDETASPLAPDLAKASPKRLSLPNTAWGSPSPEAAGYPGAGAEDEQQQLAANRHSLVEKLGELVAGAHALGEGQFPFPTALSATPTEETPTPPPAATSDPPAEDMLVAIRRGVRLRRTVTNDRSAPRIL, from the exons ATGGAGACGGCGGAGAAGGAGTGCGGCGCCCTGGGCGGGCTCTTCCAGGCCATAGTCAACGACATGAAG AGCTCCTACCCTATCTGGGAGGACTTCAACTCCAAGGCCACGAAGCTGCATTCCCAGCTGAG GACCACCGTGCTGGCTGCTGTGGCCTTCCTGGATGCCTTCCAGAAAGTGGCTGACATGGCTACCAACACCCGAG GGGCCACGAGGGACATCGGCTCGGCGCTCACACGCATGTGCATGCGCCACCGCAGCATCGAGACCAAGCTGCGGCAGTTCACCAA CGCACTGCTGGAGAGCCTCATCAACCCGCTGCAGGAGCGCATCGAGGACTGGAAGAAGGCGGCCAACCAGCTGGACAAGGACCACGCGAAAG AGTACAAACGAGCCCGGCATGAGATCAAAAAGAAGTCGTCGGACACGCTGAAGCTGCAGAAGAAGGCGCGCAAAG AGCTACTTG ggAAAGGagacctgcagccccagctggaCAGTGCCCTGCAGGACGTCAACGACATGTACCTGCTGCTGGAGGAGACGGAGAAGCAGGCCGTGCGCCGGGCGCTGATCGAGGAGCGGGGCCGCTTCTGCACCTTCATCACCTTCCTGCAGCCTGTGGTG AATGGAGAGCTGACCATGCTGGGAGAGATCACCCACCTGCAGGGCATCATCGACGACTTGGTGGTGCTGACAGCAGAACCCCACAAACTGCCTCCCGCCAGCGAGCAG GTAATCAAAGACCTAAAGGGCTCGGACTACAGCTGGTCCTACCAGACCCCACCCTCATCACCCAGCAGCTCCAGCTCCCGGAAGTCCAGCATGTGCAG TGCCCCCAGCAGCAGTAGCAGTGCCAAGGGTGGCGGAGCCCCATGGCCTGGGGGTGCCCAAACATACTCACCCAGTTCCACCTGTCGCTACCGCAGCCTGGCGCAGCCAGCCACCACCACCGCTCGCCTCTCCAGCGTTTCCTCCCATGACTCTGGCTTCGTCTCCCAGGACGCCACCTACTCCAAGCCCCCCTCGCCTATGCCTTCAGACATCACCAGCCAG AAGTCCTCCAGCTCTGCATCTTCCGAGGCCTCGGAAACCTGCCAGTCCGTTAGCGAGTGCAGCTCCCCCACCTCG GACTGGTCCAAGGTCGGCTCCCATGAGCAGCCCTCAGGCGCCACTCTGCAGCGGAGGAAGGACCGAGTGGAGCTCCTGCGAGAcacagagccaggccctgccaGTGGGGGCACCCTGGGCCCCAGCGGGGAAGAGGCACCGCGACCCCGGATGTCCCCTGCCACCATCGCAGCCAAG CACGGTGAGGAGGTGTCCCCCGCCGCCAGTGACCTGGCCATGGTGCTGACGCGGGGCCTGAGCCTGGAGCACCAGAAGAGCAGCCGGGACTCGCTGCAGTACTCCAGCGGCTACAGCACGCAGACCACCACGCCCTCCTGCTCTGAGGACACCATCCCCTCCCAAG GCTCCGACTACGACTGCTACTCCGTGAATGGGGATGCGGACAGCGAGGGCCCGCCCGAGTTTGACAAGTCATCCACCATCCCGCGCAACAGCAACATCGCCCAGAACTACCGCCGCCTGATCCAGACCAAGCGCCCAGCCTCCACTGCTGGGCTGCCCACCGCGGGGCTGCCCACGGCCACTGGCCTGCCCTCGGGCGCACCCCCCGGCGTGGCCACCATCCGCCGCACACCCTCCACCAAGCCCACCGTGCGCCGCGCCCTGTCCAGCGCTGGCCCCATCCCCATCCGGCCGCCCATCGTCCCTGTGAAGACGCCCACGGTGCCTGACTCCCCCGGCTACATGGGGCCCACACGGGCGGGCAGTGAGGAGTGCGTCTTCTATACCGACGAGACCGCCTCACCCCTGGCACCGGACCTCGCCAAGGCCTCCCCAAAGAGGCTCAGCCTGCCCAACACAGCCTGGGGCAGCCCATCCCCAGAGGCAGCCGGGTACCCCGGGGCAGGGGCCGAGGACGAGCAGCAGCAGCTGGCGGCCAACCGGCACAGCCTGGTGGAGAAGCTGGGGGAGCTGGTGGCGGGTGCCCACGCACTGGGTGAGGGCCAGTTCCCCTTCCCCACTGCTCTGTCGGCCACCCCCACGGAGGAGacgcccaccccacccccagccgcCACCAGCGACCCCCCGGCCGAAGACATGCTGGTGGCCATCCGGCGTGGGGTCCGGCTCCGCAGGACCGTCACCAACGACAGGTCGGCGCCCCGCATCTTATGA
- the MTSS2 gene encoding protein MTSS 2 isoform X10, whose product MRQKEVGPDHSKRFKPDIGHDLLTCGGKTGEASPGMMPRTDSPLPMTQSSYPIWEDFNSKATKLHSQLRTTVLAAVAFLDAFQKVADMATNTRGATRDIGSALTRMCMRHRSIETKLRQFTNALLESLINPLQERIEDWKKAANQLDKDHAKEYKRARHEIKKKSSDTLKLQKKARKELLGKGDLQPQLDSALQDVNDMYLLLEETEKQAVRRALIEERGRFCTFITFLQPVVNGELTMLGEITHLQGIIDDLVVLTAEPHKLPPASEQVIKDLKGSDYSWSYQTPPSSPSSSSSRKSSMCSAPSSSSSAKGGGAPWPGGAQTYSPSSTCRYRSLAQPATTTARLSSVSSHDSGFVSQDATYSKPPSPMPSDITSQLFRSGGPRRTPSPAHCPEQKSSSSASSEASETCQSVSECSSPTSDWSKVGSHEQPSGATLQRRKDRVELLRDTEPGPASGGTLGPSGEEAPRPRMSPATIAAKHGEEVSPAASDLAMVLTRGLSLEHQKSSRDSLQYSSGYSTQTTTPSCSEDTIPSQGSDYDCYSVNGDADSEGPPEFDKSSTIPRNSNIAQNYRRLIQTKRPASTAGLPTAGLPTATGLPSGAPPGVATIRRTPSTKPTVRRALSSAGPIPIRPPIVPVKTPTVPDSPGYMGPTRAGSEECVFYTDETASPLAPDLAKASPKRLSLPNTAWGSPSPEAAGYPGAGAEDEQQQLAANRHSLVEKLGELVAGAHALGEGQFPFPTALSATPTEETPTPPPAATSDPPAEDMLVAIRRGVRLRRTVTNDRSAPRIL is encoded by the exons ATGAGACAGAAGGAAGTGGGCCCAGATCATAGCAAGAGGTTCAAGCCAGACATCGGGCATGATTTGCTGACATGTGGAGGCAAAACAGGAGAGGCTTCACCTGGGATGATGCCAAGGACAGATTCGCCCCTACCTATGACACAG AGCTCCTACCCTATCTGGGAGGACTTCAACTCCAAGGCCACGAAGCTGCATTCCCAGCTGAG GACCACCGTGCTGGCTGCTGTGGCCTTCCTGGATGCCTTCCAGAAAGTGGCTGACATGGCTACCAACACCCGAG GGGCCACGAGGGACATCGGCTCGGCGCTCACACGCATGTGCATGCGCCACCGCAGCATCGAGACCAAGCTGCGGCAGTTCACCAA CGCACTGCTGGAGAGCCTCATCAACCCGCTGCAGGAGCGCATCGAGGACTGGAAGAAGGCGGCCAACCAGCTGGACAAGGACCACGCGAAAG AGTACAAACGAGCCCGGCATGAGATCAAAAAGAAGTCGTCGGACACGCTGAAGCTGCAGAAGAAGGCGCGCAAAG AGCTACTTG ggAAAGGagacctgcagccccagctggaCAGTGCCCTGCAGGACGTCAACGACATGTACCTGCTGCTGGAGGAGACGGAGAAGCAGGCCGTGCGCCGGGCGCTGATCGAGGAGCGGGGCCGCTTCTGCACCTTCATCACCTTCCTGCAGCCTGTGGTG AATGGAGAGCTGACCATGCTGGGAGAGATCACCCACCTGCAGGGCATCATCGACGACTTGGTGGTGCTGACAGCAGAACCCCACAAACTGCCTCCCGCCAGCGAGCAG GTAATCAAAGACCTAAAGGGCTCGGACTACAGCTGGTCCTACCAGACCCCACCCTCATCACCCAGCAGCTCCAGCTCCCGGAAGTCCAGCATGTGCAG TGCCCCCAGCAGCAGTAGCAGTGCCAAGGGTGGCGGAGCCCCATGGCCTGGGGGTGCCCAAACATACTCACCCAGTTCCACCTGTCGCTACCGCAGCCTGGCGCAGCCAGCCACCACCACCGCTCGCCTCTCCAGCGTTTCCTCCCATGACTCTGGCTTCGTCTCCCAGGACGCCACCTACTCCAAGCCCCCCTCGCCTATGCCTTCAGACATCACCAGCCAG TTGTTTAGGAGTGGGGGGCCTCGCAGAACACCTAGTCCAGCCCACTGCCCAGAGCAG AAGTCCTCCAGCTCTGCATCTTCCGAGGCCTCGGAAACCTGCCAGTCCGTTAGCGAGTGCAGCTCCCCCACCTCG GACTGGTCCAAGGTCGGCTCCCATGAGCAGCCCTCAGGCGCCACTCTGCAGCGGAGGAAGGACCGAGTGGAGCTCCTGCGAGAcacagagccaggccctgccaGTGGGGGCACCCTGGGCCCCAGCGGGGAAGAGGCACCGCGACCCCGGATGTCCCCTGCCACCATCGCAGCCAAG CACGGTGAGGAGGTGTCCCCCGCCGCCAGTGACCTGGCCATGGTGCTGACGCGGGGCCTGAGCCTGGAGCACCAGAAGAGCAGCCGGGACTCGCTGCAGTACTCCAGCGGCTACAGCACGCAGACCACCACGCCCTCCTGCTCTGAGGACACCATCCCCTCCCAAG GCTCCGACTACGACTGCTACTCCGTGAATGGGGATGCGGACAGCGAGGGCCCGCCCGAGTTTGACAAGTCATCCACCATCCCGCGCAACAGCAACATCGCCCAGAACTACCGCCGCCTGATCCAGACCAAGCGCCCAGCCTCCACTGCTGGGCTGCCCACCGCGGGGCTGCCCACGGCCACTGGCCTGCCCTCGGGCGCACCCCCCGGCGTGGCCACCATCCGCCGCACACCCTCCACCAAGCCCACCGTGCGCCGCGCCCTGTCCAGCGCTGGCCCCATCCCCATCCGGCCGCCCATCGTCCCTGTGAAGACGCCCACGGTGCCTGACTCCCCCGGCTACATGGGGCCCACACGGGCGGGCAGTGAGGAGTGCGTCTTCTATACCGACGAGACCGCCTCACCCCTGGCACCGGACCTCGCCAAGGCCTCCCCAAAGAGGCTCAGCCTGCCCAACACAGCCTGGGGCAGCCCATCCCCAGAGGCAGCCGGGTACCCCGGGGCAGGGGCCGAGGACGAGCAGCAGCAGCTGGCGGCCAACCGGCACAGCCTGGTGGAGAAGCTGGGGGAGCTGGTGGCGGGTGCCCACGCACTGGGTGAGGGCCAGTTCCCCTTCCCCACTGCTCTGTCGGCCACCCCCACGGAGGAGacgcccaccccacccccagccgcCACCAGCGACCCCCCGGCCGAAGACATGCTGGTGGCCATCCGGCGTGGGGTCCGGCTCCGCAGGACCGTCACCAACGACAGGTCGGCGCCCCGCATCTTATGA
- the MTSS2 gene encoding protein MTSS 2 isoform X8: protein METAEKECGALGGLFQAIVNDMKSSYPIWEDFNSKATKLHSQLRTTVLAAVAFLDAFQKVADMATNTRGATRDIGSALTRMCMRHRSIETKLRQFTNALLESLINPLQERIEDWKKAANQLDKDHAKEYKRARHEIKKKSSDTLKLQKKARKELLGKGDLQPQLDSALQDVNDMYLLLEETEKQAVRRALIEERGRFCTFITFLQPVVNGELTMLGEITHLQGIIDDLVVLTAEPHKLPPASEQVIKDLKGSDYSWSYQTPPSSPSSSSSRKSSMCSLAQPATTTARLSSVSSHDSGFVSQDATYSKPPSPMPSDITSQKSSSSASSEASETCQSVSECSSPTSDWSKVGSHEQPSGATLQRRKDRVELLRDTEPGPASGGTLGPSGEEAPRPRMSPATIAAKHGEEVSPAASDLAMVLTRGLSLEHQKSSRDSLQYSSGYSTQTTTPSCSEDTIPSQGSDYDCYSVNGDADSEGPPEFDKSSTIPRNSNIAQNYRRLIQTKRPASTAGLPTAGLPTATGLPSGAPPGVATIRRTPSTKPTVRRALSSAGPIPIRPPIVPVKTPTVPDSPGYMGPTRAGSEECVFYTDETASPLAPDLAKASPKRLSLPNTAWGSPSPEAAGYPGAGAEDEQQQLAANRHSLVEKLGELVAGAHALGEGQFPFPTALSATPTEETPTPPPAATSDPPAEDMLVAIRRGVRLRRTVTNDRSAPRIL from the exons ATGGAGACGGCGGAGAAGGAGTGCGGCGCCCTGGGCGGGCTCTTCCAGGCCATAGTCAACGACATGAAG AGCTCCTACCCTATCTGGGAGGACTTCAACTCCAAGGCCACGAAGCTGCATTCCCAGCTGAG GACCACCGTGCTGGCTGCTGTGGCCTTCCTGGATGCCTTCCAGAAAGTGGCTGACATGGCTACCAACACCCGAG GGGCCACGAGGGACATCGGCTCGGCGCTCACACGCATGTGCATGCGCCACCGCAGCATCGAGACCAAGCTGCGGCAGTTCACCAA CGCACTGCTGGAGAGCCTCATCAACCCGCTGCAGGAGCGCATCGAGGACTGGAAGAAGGCGGCCAACCAGCTGGACAAGGACCACGCGAAAG AGTACAAACGAGCCCGGCATGAGATCAAAAAGAAGTCGTCGGACACGCTGAAGCTGCAGAAGAAGGCGCGCAAAG AGCTACTTG ggAAAGGagacctgcagccccagctggaCAGTGCCCTGCAGGACGTCAACGACATGTACCTGCTGCTGGAGGAGACGGAGAAGCAGGCCGTGCGCCGGGCGCTGATCGAGGAGCGGGGCCGCTTCTGCACCTTCATCACCTTCCTGCAGCCTGTGGTG AATGGAGAGCTGACCATGCTGGGAGAGATCACCCACCTGCAGGGCATCATCGACGACTTGGTGGTGCTGACAGCAGAACCCCACAAACTGCCTCCCGCCAGCGAGCAG GTAATCAAAGACCTAAAGGGCTCGGACTACAGCTGGTCCTACCAGACCCCACCCTCATCACCCAGCAGCTCCAGCTCCCGGAAGTCCAGCATGTGCAG CCTGGCGCAGCCAGCCACCACCACCGCTCGCCTCTCCAGCGTTTCCTCCCATGACTCTGGCTTCGTCTCCCAGGACGCCACCTACTCCAAGCCCCCCTCGCCTATGCCTTCAGACATCACCAGCCAG AAGTCCTCCAGCTCTGCATCTTCCGAGGCCTCGGAAACCTGCCAGTCCGTTAGCGAGTGCAGCTCCCCCACCTCG GACTGGTCCAAGGTCGGCTCCCATGAGCAGCCCTCAGGCGCCACTCTGCAGCGGAGGAAGGACCGAGTGGAGCTCCTGCGAGAcacagagccaggccctgccaGTGGGGGCACCCTGGGCCCCAGCGGGGAAGAGGCACCGCGACCCCGGATGTCCCCTGCCACCATCGCAGCCAAG CACGGTGAGGAGGTGTCCCCCGCCGCCAGTGACCTGGCCATGGTGCTGACGCGGGGCCTGAGCCTGGAGCACCAGAAGAGCAGCCGGGACTCGCTGCAGTACTCCAGCGGCTACAGCACGCAGACCACCACGCCCTCCTGCTCTGAGGACACCATCCCCTCCCAAG GCTCCGACTACGACTGCTACTCCGTGAATGGGGATGCGGACAGCGAGGGCCCGCCCGAGTTTGACAAGTCATCCACCATCCCGCGCAACAGCAACATCGCCCAGAACTACCGCCGCCTGATCCAGACCAAGCGCCCAGCCTCCACTGCTGGGCTGCCCACCGCGGGGCTGCCCACGGCCACTGGCCTGCCCTCGGGCGCACCCCCCGGCGTGGCCACCATCCGCCGCACACCCTCCACCAAGCCCACCGTGCGCCGCGCCCTGTCCAGCGCTGGCCCCATCCCCATCCGGCCGCCCATCGTCCCTGTGAAGACGCCCACGGTGCCTGACTCCCCCGGCTACATGGGGCCCACACGGGCGGGCAGTGAGGAGTGCGTCTTCTATACCGACGAGACCGCCTCACCCCTGGCACCGGACCTCGCCAAGGCCTCCCCAAAGAGGCTCAGCCTGCCCAACACAGCCTGGGGCAGCCCATCCCCAGAGGCAGCCGGGTACCCCGGGGCAGGGGCCGAGGACGAGCAGCAGCAGCTGGCGGCCAACCGGCACAGCCTGGTGGAGAAGCTGGGGGAGCTGGTGGCGGGTGCCCACGCACTGGGTGAGGGCCAGTTCCCCTTCCCCACTGCTCTGTCGGCCACCCCCACGGAGGAGacgcccaccccacccccagccgcCACCAGCGACCCCCCGGCCGAAGACATGCTGGTGGCCATCCGGCGTGGGGTCCGGCTCCGCAGGACCGTCACCAACGACAGGTCGGCGCCCCGCATCTTATGA